A single region of the Nocardioides sp. W7 genome encodes:
- a CDS encoding DUF1416 domain-containing protein, which produces MCGATEGGLSLDGVNVAKEAVIQGQVLRGDDPVGNAYVRLLDRSGEFTAEVPTSASGHFRFFAGEGDWTLRTLAPKADPVDRTVQAAIGSVTEVTVNI; this is translated from the coding sequence ATGTGCGGCGCGACTGAGGGCGGCCTCTCCCTGGACGGCGTCAACGTCGCCAAGGAGGCCGTGATCCAGGGCCAGGTGCTGCGCGGTGACGACCCGGTCGGCAACGCCTACGTCCGGCTCCTCGACCGCAGTGGTGAGTTCACCGCCGAGGTCCCGACCTCCGCGTCGGGCCACTTCCGGTTCTTCGCCGGCGAGGGCGACTGGACCCTGCGCACCCTCGCCCCGAAGGCCGACCCGGTCGACCGCACGGTGCAGGCAGCCATCGGCTCCGTCACCGAGGTGACCGTCAACATCTAG
- a CDS encoding sulfurtransferase, whose protein sequence is MTRENSLVSTQWVEDNLGKDGIVFIEVDEDTTAYDKGHIKGAIKLDWTTDLQDQVRRDFVSKDQFSALLSERGVSNDDTVVLYGGNNNWFAAYAYWYFKLYGHQDVKLMDGGRKKWELDSRELVSELPTRAATTYSASEQDLSIRAFRDDAVAAIGVQNLIDVRSPDEFAGRLLAPAHLPQEQSQRAGHVPTSLNVPWSKNCNDDGTFKSDADLQALYAEVGIDDSKDTIALCRIGERSSLTWFVLKELLGHQNVKNYDGSWTEYGSLVGVPIALGDEPGVA, encoded by the coding sequence ATGACTCGCGAGAACTCCCTCGTCTCGACCCAGTGGGTCGAGGACAACCTCGGCAAGGACGGCATCGTCTTCATCGAGGTCGACGAGGACACCACGGCGTACGACAAGGGCCACATCAAGGGCGCCATCAAGCTCGACTGGACCACCGACCTCCAGGACCAGGTCCGCCGTGACTTCGTGAGCAAGGACCAGTTCTCGGCGCTGCTGTCCGAGCGCGGCGTCTCCAACGACGACACCGTCGTGCTCTACGGCGGCAACAACAACTGGTTCGCCGCCTACGCCTACTGGTACTTCAAGCTCTACGGCCACCAGGACGTCAAGCTCATGGACGGCGGCCGCAAGAAGTGGGAGCTGGACTCCCGCGAGCTGGTGTCCGAGCTGCCGACCCGCGCCGCCACGACGTACTCCGCCTCCGAGCAGGACCTCTCGATCCGCGCCTTCCGCGACGACGCGGTCGCCGCGATCGGCGTGCAGAACCTGATCGACGTGCGCAGCCCCGACGAGTTCGCCGGTCGCCTGCTCGCCCCGGCCCACCTCCCGCAGGAGCAGTCGCAGCGCGCCGGTCACGTCCCGACGTCGCTGAACGTCCCGTGGAGCAAGAACTGCAACGACGACGGCACCTTCAAGTCCGACGCCGACCTCCAGGCGCTGTACGCCGAGGTCGGCATCGACGACAGCAAGGACACCATCGCCCTGTGCCGCATCGGTGAGCGCTCGTCGCTGACCTGGTTCGTGCTCAAGGAGCTCCTCGGCCACCAGAACGTGAAGAACTACGACGGCTCGTGGACCGAGTACGGCTCCCTCGTCGGCGTTCCGATCGCCCTGGGCGACGAGCCCGGTGTCGCCTGA